The following proteins are encoded in a genomic region of Ostrea edulis chromosome 7, xbOstEdul1.1, whole genome shotgun sequence:
- the LOC125654737 gene encoding uncharacterized protein LOC125654737, giving the protein MAGTINQGQFLITCGLCDNSTQQYCNSCQINLCVYCVSVHVEKLKTTKHDIVPYQDRDIKFTFRLCAKHSNQRCEAQCQQCDVQVCMKCIISNHIGHTIGEIPNIFNIQRLGIEKDTSELEKVLIPKYKQNEKDVDAKILKVTQEHEKMENEGGNLRRFWHQEVNRIFDTIRYNIRFSNYYQTSSLKAHQTRLRDEVIKMTKTLQNNKEFLLSNKVLDVTNYKSQINKYRDMPRESDVDIPALKTNVLLDQEIRVGFGDFEAALTQVRTSGLNTTFPHLPKKYLLNPVLLLANVATPVKPLFRIAITGTNEIWVSGIRDKTIRRYNIKGKEVDTVATSCPQQPDDISVTRNGDLIFTDCYNRDVKMVKNEKITTLFSTPWRWHPRGICCTKSGGFLVSVLHVDMKRRKILRYQENTLKQEIEKDEQGNPILVEGNLMVFLAESNNGDICCSDPNARVMLVMDRYGHVRFRYDGQASLREKPFDPAVIVTDSANHIIVADSNNECVHILDEDGKILLRLINIGSMPAALGLDTQGRLWVGLRDEGQVKVIQYSK; this is encoded by the coding sequence ATGGCGGGCACTATCAATCAAGGTCAGTTTTTGATTACTTGCGGGCTTTGTGATAATTCGACGCAGCAATACTGCAACAGCTGTCAAATCAATTTATGTGTGTATTGTGTAAGTGTGCACGTGGAGAAACTGAAGACGACAAAGCATGATATTGTCCCTTACCAGGACAGAGATATCAAATTTACTTTCCGGCTTTGTGCAAAGCATTCAAATCAAAGATGTGAAGCCCAATGCCAACAATGTGATGTACAAGTCTGTATGAAATGTATCATTAGTAATCATATTGGACACACTATTGGCGAAATACCCAATATTTTTAATATCCAGAGATTGGGAATAGAAAAAGACACATCAGAATTAGAAAAGGTCCTCATACCAAAGTACAAACAGAACGAAAAAGATGTCGATGCTAAGATCCTAAAGGTAACGCAAGAGCacgaaaaaatggaaaatgaagGTGGAAACCTAAGGCGATTCTGGCATCAAGAAGTAAATCGTATTTTCGATACAATTAGATATAACATCagattttcaaattattatcaAACATCATCTTTGAAGGCACATCAAACTAGACTAAGAGATGAAGTAATCAAGATGACTAAAACACTCCAGAACAATAAAGAATTTCTGCTGTCAAACAAAGTGCTCGACGTTACCAATTACAAATCCCAAATAAATAAGTATAGAGATATGCCCAGAGAAAGCGACGTGGATATTCCAGCATTGAAAACTAATGTTCTTCTTGACCAGGAAATTAGGGTAGGTTTCGGAGATTTCGAAGCTGCATTGACACAGGTCAGGACATCAGGTTTAAACACAACTTTCCCTCACTTACCCAAGAAGTACCTACTGAATCCCGTGTTATTATTGGCCAATGTTGCAACGCCAGTAAAGCCGCTTTTCAGAATTGCCATTACCGGTACAAATGAAATTTGGGTTAGTGGAATTCGGGACAAAACGATAAGACGCTACAATATAAAAGGGAAAGAAGTCGATACCGTTGCCACATCATGTCCTCAGCAACCTGATGATATATCGGTAACGAGGAATGGGGACCTCATTTTCACCGATTGTTACAACAGAGATGTGAAGATGGTCAAAAATGAAAAGATTACTACATTATTCAGTACCCCCTGGAGATGGCATCCCCGGGGAATCTGCTGTACAAAATCGGGGGGATTCCTCGTGAGTGTCCTACACGTTGACATGAAACGTCGCAAAATTCTACGTTATCAAGAGAATACGTTGAAACAAGAAATAGAAAAGGATGAACAGGGCAACCCAATTCTTGTTGAAGGCAACTTGATGGTATTCCTGGCAGAAAGCAATAATGGAGACATTTGTTGCAGTGACCCTAACGCCCGAGTCATGCTCGTGATGGATAGGTATGGCCACGTCCGATTTCGGTATGATGGTCAGGCATCATTGAGGGAAAAGCCGTTTGACCCTGCAGTCATAGTGACCGATTCTGCAAATCATATCATTGTAGCTGATAGCAACAATGAATGTGTACACATCTTAGATGAAGACGGGAAGATCCTGTTACGTTTGATTAACATTGGGTCAATGCCTGCTGCGCTGGGTTTGGACACCCAGGGAAGATTGTGGGTTGGTCTGCGCGATGAAGGCCAAGTGAAAGTTATCCAGTATTCAAAGTAG
- the LOC130048580 gene encoding uncharacterized protein LOC130048580 — translation MASTINQGQFLITCGLCDNSTQQYCNSCQINLCVDCVSVHVEKLKTTKHDIVPYQDRDIKFTFRLCAKHSDQRCEAQCQQCDVQVCMKCIISTHKGHAIGEIPNIFNIQRLGIEKDTSELEKVLIPKYKQNEKDVDAKILKVTQAHEEMENEGEKQRRFWQQEVNCIFDIIRSNIRSSKEDQTTSLKAHQGKLRDEVLKMTRTLQHNKEILLSNKVLDVTNYKSQINEYRDMPKGDDVDIPALKTNVLLDQEIRVAFGDFEAALTQVRTSGLSTTFPHLPMKVLLNPVSILAIVATGVKPLFRIAIAGTNEIWVSGVRDKTIRRYNIKGIEIDTVITSCPRQPDDISVTRNGDLIFTDCYNRAVKVVKNGKITTLFSTPWRWHPRGICCTKSGGFLVSVLHADMKRRKILRYQENTLKQEIEKDDQGNPILVEGNLMVFLAESNNGDICCSDPNARAMLVMDRYGHVRIRYDVQIVSRKNPFDPAFIVIDSANHIIVADSNNECVHILNQDGKFLVCVDNIGSMPGALGLNTQERLWVGLRDEGQVKVIQYLK, via the coding sequence ATGGCGAGCACTATCAACCAAGGTCAGTTTTTGATTACTTGCGGGCTTTGTGATAATTCCACACAGCAATACTGCAACAGCTGTCAAATCAATCTATGTGTAGATTGTGTAAGTGTGCACGTGGAGAAACTGAAGACGACAAAGCATGATATTGTCCCATACCAGGACAGAGATATCAAATTTACTTTCCGCCTTTGTGCAAAGCATTCAGATCAAAGATGTGAAGCTCAATGCCAACAATGTGATGTACAAGTCTGTATGAAATGTATTATCAGCACTCATAAAGGACACGCTATTGGCGAAATAcccaatattttcaatatccagAGATTGGGAATAGAAAAAGATACATCAGAATTAGAAAAGGTCCTCATACCAAAGTACAAACAAAACGAAAAAGATGTCGATGCTAAGATCCTAAAGGTAACGCAAGCACACGAAGAAATGGAAAATGAAGGTGAAAAGCAAAGGCGATTCTGGCAACAAGAAGTAAATTGTATTTTCGATATCATTAGATCTAATATCAGGTCTTCAAAGGAGGATCAAACAACATCTCTGAAGGCACATCAAGGTAAACTAAGAGATGAAGTACTCAAGATGACTAGAACACTTCAGCACAACAAAGAAATTCTGCTGTCAAACAAAGTGCTTGACGTTACCAATTACAAATCCCAAATAAATGAGTATAGAGATATGCCTAAAGGTGACGACGTGGATATTCCAGCATTGAAAACGAACGTTCTTCTTGACCAGGAAATTAGGGTAGCTTTCGGAGATTTTGAAGCTGCATTGACACAGGTCAGGACGTCAGGTTTAAGCACAACTTTCCCTCATTTGCCCATGAAGGTCTTACTCAATCCGGTATCGATATTGGCCATTGTTGCAACGGGTGTAAAACCGCTTTTCAGAATTGCCATTGCTGGTACAAATGAAATTTGGGTCAGTGGAGTTCGGGACAAAACGATAAGACGCTACAATATAAAAGGGATAGAAATCGACACCGTTATCACATCATGCCCTCGGCAACCTGATGATATATCGGTAACGAGGAATGGGGACCTCATTTTTACCGATTGTTACAACAGAGCTGTGAAGGTGGTGAAAAATGGAAAGATTACTACATTATTCAGTACCCCCTGGAGATGGCATCCCCGGGGAATCTGCTGTACAAAATCGGGGGGATTCCTCGTGAGTGTCCTACACGCTGACATGAAACGTCGCAAAATTCTACGTTATCAAGAGAATACGTTGAAACAAGAAATAGAAAAGGATGACCAGGGCAACCCAATTCTTGTTGAAGGCAACTTGATGGTATTCCTGGCAGAAAGCAATAATGGAGACATTTGTTGCAGTGACCCTAACGCCCGAGCCATGCTCGTGATGGACAGGTACGGCCACGTCCGAATTCGGTATGATGTTCAGATAGTATCGAGAAAAAACCCATTTGACCCCGCTTTCATAGTGATTGACTCTGCCAATCATATCATTGTAGCTGATAGCAACAATGAATGTGTACACATCTTAAATCAGGACGGGAAGTTCCTGGTTTGTGTGGACAATATCGGGTCAATGCCTGGTGCGCTGGGTTTGAACACCCAAGAAAGATTGTGGGTTGGTCTGCGTGACGAAGGCCAGGTGAAAGTCATCCAGTATTTAAAGTAG